Proteins from a genomic interval of Triplophysa dalaica isolate WHDGS20190420 chromosome 21, ASM1584641v1, whole genome shotgun sequence:
- the fam72a gene encoding protein FAM72A, translating to MSTSNFKNKCVTQVNCIYCDSLLCMRGMKAVLLADTEIELFSTDIPPNRTVDFVASCYSTESCKCKLRDIACLKCGNVVGYHVVAPCKPCLLSCNNGHFWMFNSEAVSTINRLDATGQNLLLWGDLPELEGSDDDESLDSISEEEYLR from the exons ATGTCTACTTCAAATTTCAAGAATAAGTGTGTGACCCAAGTCAACTGTATATACTGTGACAGTCTTCTGTGTATGAGAGGGATGAAAGCAGTACTGTTAGCCGATACGGAAATCGAGTTGTTCTCAACGGATATACCACCAAACAG GACGGTTGATTTTGTAGCAAGCTGTTATTCCACAGAGAGCTGCAAATGCAAGTTAAGAGACATTGCATGTTTAAAAtg TGGGAATGTTGTGGGATATCACGTGGTTGCTCCGTGTAAGCCCTGCTTGCTCTCCTGCAACAATGGACACTTCTGGATGTTTAACAGTGAGGCTGTGTCAACCATCAATAGACTGGATGCAACAG GGCAGAACCTGCTGCTGTGGGGAGATCTACCTGAACTGGAGGgtagtgatgatgatgagagtCTGGACAGCATTTCAGAAGAAGAGTACCTCAGATAG